The Methanobrevibacter arboriphilus JCM 13429 = DSM 1125 genome window below encodes:
- a CDS encoding glutamine amidotransferase has translation MCGIAGIVYKDKKLHNVGDDMTKMLHALQHRGPDSAGFAIYGGMGLEDNEYILNIQVADKKGLLHTVQDAINVKTPIKEDEIIPSVDDSFIYKCKIALDDFHDLKPLITSIDNIGATNTNKCINDYSVANVDNDVIVLNGSHSFQMIKDVGSVYEIAERYDTRDVKGTHAIGHTRFSTESNVDRYHAHPFQTYIVKDITVVHNGQITNYWKVRDPLERKGHKFETNNDTECLVHYIADKLDTGYSLEEALEQSVEDMDGPFSYIIGTPNGIGIAKDKLGLRPGIMAENDDVFAIASEEIALHEVMDTQEVEQISPGEVRVYEI, from the coding sequence ATGTGTGGGATAGCCGGAATTGTTTATAAAGATAAAAAATTACATAATGTTGGAGATGATATGACTAAAATGTTACATGCTCTTCAGCACAGAGGACCAGATTCTGCAGGTTTTGCAATCTATGGTGGAATGGGTCTTGAAGATAATGAATATATATTAAATATACAAGTAGCTGATAAAAAAGGTTTACTTCATACTGTTCAAGATGCTATTAATGTTAAAACTCCTATTAAAGAAGATGAAATCATACCTTCTGTTGATGATTCTTTTATTTACAAATGTAAAATAGCTCTTGATGATTTTCATGATTTAAAACCTTTAATTACTAGTATTGATAATATTGGAGCTACTAATACTAATAAGTGTATTAATGATTATTCTGTTGCCAATGTAGATAATGACGTGATAGTTTTAAATGGAAGTCATTCTTTCCAAATGATAAAAGATGTAGGGTCTGTTTATGAAATTGCAGAGCGTTATGATACTCGTGATGTAAAAGGAACTCATGCGATTGGTCATACTAGGTTTTCTACTGAAAGTAATGTTGATAGATATCATGCTCACCCATTTCAGACTTATATTGTAAAAGATATTACTGTTGTTCATAATGGTCAAATTACAAATTATTGGAAAGTTAGAGATCCTTTAGAGAGAAAAGGTCATAAATTTGAAACTAATAATGATACTGAATGTCTTGTTCATTATATAGCTGATAAATTAGATACTGGTTATTCTCTTGAAGAAGCTTTAGAACAATCTGTTGAAGATATGGATGGTCCTTTTTCTTATATTATCGGAACTCCTAATGGTATTGGAATAGCTAAAGATAAATTAGGCTTACGTCCTGGAATAATGGCCGAAAATGATGATGTTTTTGCTATTGCTTCTGAAGAAATAGCTCTCCATGAAGTTATGGATACTCAAGAAGTTGAACAGATTTCTCCTGGAGAAGTTAGGGTTTATGAGATTTAA